The following is a genomic window from Flavobacterium crassostreae.
AGTTTAGCACCTCCCATAATCATTGCGCCAGTTCCATTAGGATTGTTATCGGATAGTTGGATGGTATTGGTGCTGTTTAACACCTTGGCCAAATCTGCAATAATGTGGATTTGTGGCGTAATAGCCCCGCGTACTAATGCCTTAGATTTTAAATCCAGAGCAACCGTTGTGTAGTTATAATCCGTTCCGGTTTGTCCGGTATGAATTTTAAAAGGCAGTGGTTGCGCAACGGTTGCAGAAGTAAAGTTTCCTTCAAATGCCACAAATTTATAGCCCGCAGACCAGCTCCACATCATGCTCGAGGCTTGGGCTTGCGCCAAAAAATCACCTTGTCCGTCTGCACCCAATTTCCATTGTTCTTTGTCTACTCCTATACCAAAACTAACTTTAATGTAGTTTGCTGCTGGCACATTTTTTAGCGCAATTACATGACTAGCGGCAGTGGCTTCGTCTACAATAAAATAACTTTGATTTTTGGGATACGTAAAGGTAGTTCCATCTTCTTTGGTTAGTACCACATTGCTAATTATGTATTTTGCAGTAGTAATTTTAAGAACTTCGTTACTTGCCGTTACATTTGCCTGCGATCCTAGAATCAAATTATCGCCCTTAAAACTGTTATCAAATTCTAAGGCCAAAGTACCGGTTCCAGAAACAGTTTCTTCCTCTTTTGGAGAACAGGCGGCAAGTGTGGTGCTCAATACCAAAACAGCAAGAGCTTTATATACTAAATTTTTCATTTTTATAATTGGTGTATTTATTTTTTACTAATTTTTTAAAATAAGTTGCGCACAGATACCTACCCTTAGGCTTTTGCCAAAGAGAAGTAGACACAACAATAAAAAGAGAATTAAAAAATAAAAAGGGGCGGACGAAAAATACTAGTACTCCTTAAGTGCGAGTACCAATTAGTGTATCTAGAATTTAGGGTATAATCCTTTTGGTTCTGAAAAAGCAAAAAAGAAAAAGAATCTACATTGGTAATAAAAAGATCTACCAAAGAGGGTGTATTTTGTTTTTTATTGGATGAAATAGATTTATCTTCCTGGGTTGTTTTTGCCAGTTCTTGCATTAAGTGGCATTTTCCGTTACATTTAAGTTCTGGTTTTGCTTTATTAATACACAGAACTTGTGAAATATAATCATAATTAACCACGTAATCTACAACCGGAAATAGTGGTTTTAGAAACAAAACTAAGAGGATTATGACTGCATATTTTTTCACACCGCAAAGATATAACTCCTTTTTGAATTTTAGCTGATAAATATCATTTTGGTTGTTTTTTTGTTAAGTATTAAACCTTTGACTAAATTTATAGTCTTACTGTAATAACCTATAAAAAAAGTACCATGAAAAAATTAATTCTTCTTGCATTAATAACGGTTAGTTTAACCGCTTTTGCGCAAAACAAAAGAGCCATGCATCCAAAAGGGGACGTAGAGCGTTTTACTCCTGAGCAAAAAAACGAAGTACTCCTAAAAAAACTTACCCTCGAACTCGATCTGGACTCCAAACAACAACAAGAAATCAAAACCATTCTTGCCGAAAGAAGCACGCAAAGAAATGCCCGAATGCAAAACAAACCAAAGCCTACAGACAGACCTACTGCCGAAGAACGATTGGCATCAAAAAACAAAATGTTGGACGAAAAAATTGCTTTGAAAACAAAAATGAAACGCATTTTGTCTCCAGACCAATACAATAAATGGGAAGAAAAAAACGAAAGAAACAAAAGAAGAAAACACGATAAAATGTCCCAATAATAAAAAACTTCCGGTTTAAAAGCCGGAAGTTTTTTGTTTATATTAAAAAGTTTTGCTCACTTTGTCTACAGCAGCAATAGTAAAATCTAAATCCTCATACGTAAGCGCATCCGTGATAAACCAAGTCTCGTAAGCAGACGGCGCTATATAAACTCCTTCTTGCAACAAACCATGAAAGAATTTTTTGAAAGTAGCATTATCACCCTTAGCTGCAGATTGAAAATCTACCACAGGGTTCGCATCAAAATGTACCGAAATCATAGATCCAATACTATTGGTGGTAAAAACGACCTGGTTGGCGGTAAGCACTTTTTCTATACCTGCGCGTAAATAGGCTGTTTTTTGAGCTAATCTATCAAAAATAGCCGCATCGTTATTTAAGGTCTGTAACATCGCTAGTCCTGCTGCCATTGCCAATGGATTTCCGGACAAGGTTCCGGCTTGATACACCGGCCCTAGAGGTGCTAGATAATCCATTATTTCATTACGTGCTGCAAAGGCGCCCACTGGCAAGCCGCCTCCGATTACTTTTCCAAAACAAACCAAATCTGCTTGGATACCAAATAGTTCTTGCACACCTCCTTTGGCTAACCTAAAACCAGTCATTACCTCATCAAAGATTAGTAAAATTCCGTGTGCGGTACATAATGTTCTCAAACCTTCTAAAAAATCTTTTTGAGGAGGAATACATCCCATATTTCCGGCTACTGGTTCCAAAATAATAGCCGCAATTTCGTTTGGATTGGCCTTAATTAATGTTTCAACATTAGTCAAATCATTATACGTAGCAAGTAAAGTATCTTTGGCGGTTCCGGCGGTTACACCAGGACTATTAGGAGATCCAAAGGTCACGGCGCCACTACCGGCTTGGATCAAAAAAGAATCCGAATGCCCATGGTAGCACCCTGCAAATTTTATTATTTTGTCTCTCTTAGTATAGCCACGAGCCAAACGTACGGCACTCATACAAGCCTCTGTACCTGAGTTTACAAAACGTATTTTATCTACATTAGGAACCATCTGTACTGCCAAGGCAGCAATTTGAGTTTCTAACTCCGTAGGCATTCCAAACGACGTTCCTAATTTAGCTTTCTCAATAACAGCTTGTACTACTGGCTCAAAAGCATGACCCAAAATCATAGGCCCCCATGAATTGATGTAATCTATCAAACGGTTTCCGTCTGCATCATACAAGTAAGCTCCTTTTGCTCGTTCTACAAAAATAGGAGTTCCTCCTACGGCTTTAAAAGCTCTTACGGGAGAGTTTACTCCTCCTGGTATTACTTTTTCCGCTTCAGCAAAAAGCTGACTACTTCTT
Proteins encoded in this region:
- a CDS encoding MbnP family protein, which codes for MKNLVYKALAVLVLSTTLAACSPKEEETVSGTGTLALEFDNSFKGDNLILGSQANVTASNEVLKITTAKYIISNVVLTKEDGTTFTYPKNQSYFIVDEATAASHVIALKNVPAANYIKVSFGIGVDKEQWKLGADGQGDFLAQAQASSMMWSWSAGYKFVAFEGNFTSATVAQPLPFKIHTGQTGTDYNYTTVALDLKSKALVRGAITPQIHIIADLAKVLNSTNTIQLSDNNPNGTGAMIMGGAKLPLITQNVATMFSVDHVHND
- the hemL gene encoding glutamate-1-semialdehyde 2,1-aminomutase translates to MRYQRSSQLFAEAEKVIPGGVNSPVRAFKAVGGTPIFVERAKGAYLYDADGNRLIDYINSWGPMILGHAFEPVVQAVIEKAKLGTSFGMPTELETQIAALAVQMVPNVDKIRFVNSGTEACMSAVRLARGYTKRDKIIKFAGCYHGHSDSFLIQAGSGAVTFGSPNSPGVTAGTAKDTLLATYNDLTNVETLIKANPNEIAAIILEPVAGNMGCIPPQKDFLEGLRTLCTAHGILLIFDEVMTGFRLAKGGVQELFGIQADLVCFGKVIGGGLPVGAFAARNEIMDYLAPLGPVYQAGTLSGNPLAMAAGLAMLQTLNNDAAIFDRLAQKTAYLRAGIEKVLTANQVVFTTNSIGSMISVHFDANPVVDFQSAAKGDNATFKKFFHGLLQEGVYIAPSAYETWFITDALTYEDLDFTIAAVDKVSKTF